A region from the Mycobacterium heidelbergense genome encodes:
- a CDS encoding LLM class F420-dependent oxidoreductase, producing the protein MRFTITHPMHSHPYNPELVSGDGIGKVAAATEAAGIHGFGFTDHPAPSQRWLEAGGHDALDPFVALGFAAAMTTTLRLIPNIVVLPYRNPFVVAKSGATLDLLSGGRFTLAVGVGYLKREFAALGVSYDERAELFEEALRVIRAIWTGDDMSFEGKHFSARGITAHPRPVSSPHPPIWIGGNTAAARERVARYGDGWCPFPAPPQLARTAGTAVIDSAQRLTAGIEDLRRRCDAAGRDWSAIDIAFTNGEGGNPAKDAFNADAYLDGLDKLAKQGVTWVSVGLPGDSMAHALETLDRFRSLVIDAH; encoded by the coding sequence ATGCGCTTCACCATCACCCACCCGATGCACAGCCATCCCTACAACCCGGAGCTGGTGAGCGGGGACGGCATCGGGAAGGTGGCGGCGGCCACCGAAGCGGCCGGGATTCACGGTTTCGGCTTCACCGACCACCCGGCGCCCTCGCAGCGGTGGCTGGAAGCCGGCGGGCACGACGCGTTAGATCCTTTTGTCGCACTGGGTTTCGCTGCGGCCATGACGACCACGCTGCGGCTGATCCCCAACATCGTGGTGCTGCCGTATCGAAACCCGTTCGTGGTGGCCAAGTCTGGCGCCACGCTCGACCTGCTCTCCGGTGGCCGCTTCACGCTGGCCGTCGGGGTGGGCTACCTCAAACGCGAGTTCGCGGCGCTGGGTGTCAGCTACGACGAGCGCGCCGAGCTGTTCGAGGAGGCGCTGCGGGTGATCCGGGCAATCTGGACTGGCGACGACATGTCTTTCGAGGGAAAGCATTTCAGCGCCCGCGGCATCACCGCGCACCCCCGGCCCGTCAGCAGCCCACATCCGCCGATCTGGATCGGCGGCAACACCGCGGCGGCCCGCGAGCGGGTAGCGCGGTACGGCGACGGCTGGTGTCCGTTTCCCGCCCCGCCCCAACTGGCCCGGACGGCCGGCACCGCCGTCATCGACTCCGCGCAGCGCCTCACCGCGGGCATCGAGGATCTGCGACGCCGATGCGATGCGGCGGGCAGGGACTGGTCGGCGATCGACATCGCCTTCACCAACGGCGAGGGCGGCAACCCCGCCAAGGACGCGTTCAACGCCGACGCCTACCTCGACGGCCTGGACAAGCTGGCGAAACAAGGGGTGACGTGGGTGAGTGTCGGCCTGCCCGGCGACAGCATGGCGCACGCGCTCGAGACCCTCGACCGCTTCCGGTCCCTCGTGATCGACGCTCACTGA
- a CDS encoding acyl-CoA thioesterase, whose product MTTESEQTEWTVQGLLDLFDVRADGQDRFAGVTGIAGADERQVVEGTQVLAQAIVAVAKRFPDKSVRSAHAVFSRAVTVGPPIELVLDVVAEGRSTGTAVVAVHQNGRRCLSITVLADVPTADVIRHHLPRPDVGAPADANHSEMPMIGRELRLVDVVDVNSPDEVGPPELYAWLRYDPIPTRDDLAKALVAYFTGHLGISTTMRAHPGIGTSQAHLTVSTAPMSISVAFHEPVRWDGWLLYTHESTQVGAGMSYVRGTVHTQEGELLASFAQEALIRPLRTTDAAIDSRARF is encoded by the coding sequence TTGACCACAGAATCTGAGCAGACCGAGTGGACGGTGCAGGGCCTGCTGGATCTGTTCGACGTGCGGGCCGACGGGCAGGACCGGTTCGCCGGCGTCACCGGCATCGCCGGCGCCGACGAACGGCAGGTGGTGGAGGGCACCCAGGTGCTCGCCCAGGCGATTGTCGCGGTGGCCAAACGATTCCCGGACAAGTCGGTGCGCTCGGCACACGCGGTGTTCTCCCGCGCCGTCACCGTCGGCCCGCCGATCGAACTCGTCCTCGACGTCGTGGCCGAGGGCCGGTCCACCGGCACCGCCGTCGTCGCTGTCCATCAGAACGGCCGGCGCTGCCTGAGCATCACCGTGCTGGCCGACGTCCCGACCGCCGACGTGATCCGTCATCACCTGCCCCGTCCCGACGTGGGTGCGCCCGCCGACGCCAACCACTCCGAGATGCCGATGATCGGGCGGGAGCTGCGCCTCGTCGACGTGGTCGACGTCAACAGCCCCGACGAGGTCGGGCCGCCGGAGCTCTACGCGTGGCTGCGCTACGACCCGATCCCGACGCGCGACGATCTGGCCAAGGCGCTCGTCGCGTATTTCACCGGCCACCTGGGGATTTCGACCACCATGCGGGCGCATCCGGGCATCGGCACCAGCCAGGCGCACCTGACCGTGTCCACCGCGCCGATGAGCATCTCCGTCGCATTCCACGAACCCGTGCGCTGGGACGGGTGGCTGCTCTACACGCACGAGAGCACCCAGGTCGGCGCGGGAATGTCGTATGTGCGCGGCACCGTGCACACGCAAGAGGGCGAGCTGCTCGCCTCCTTTGCCCAGGAGGCGCTGATCCGGCCGCTGCGCACCACCGACGCCGCGATCGATTCCCGCGCACGGTTTTAG
- a CDS encoding SMP-30/gluconolactonase/LRE family protein, with protein MIPKPLANGFCFGEGPRWFEGLLWFSDMLGEAVHTVDMRGSLTTLPLPGRCPSGLGFRPDGSLLIASTNDRQVLRYDGETVVVAADLADLAPASLGDMVVDDAGRAYIGSQAFSGGVIVRLDPDGTAAVVAEDLDFPNGMVITPDRKTLIVAESIGRRLTAFTIDDDGALRDRRVFADGLDGPPDGIALDAEGGVWTSMTLAHQFERITEGGAVTDRIDMGERVAIACALGGPERRILFLLSSTDAYPKRLAGTRLSRLDAVQVAAPGAGLP; from the coding sequence ATGATCCCCAAGCCCCTGGCCAACGGATTCTGCTTCGGCGAGGGCCCGCGGTGGTTCGAAGGACTGCTGTGGTTCTCCGACATGCTCGGCGAGGCCGTGCACACCGTGGACATGCGTGGCTCGCTGACCACGTTGCCGCTGCCCGGACGCTGCCCGTCGGGTCTGGGTTTCCGTCCCGACGGGTCGCTGCTGATCGCCTCGACCAACGACCGGCAGGTGTTGCGCTACGACGGCGAGACGGTCGTCGTCGCCGCCGATCTCGCCGACCTCGCGCCGGCCAGCCTGGGCGACATGGTCGTCGACGACGCGGGGCGCGCCTACATCGGTTCCCAGGCATTCTCCGGCGGCGTGATCGTCCGCCTCGATCCCGACGGCACCGCCGCCGTCGTCGCCGAGGACCTCGACTTCCCCAACGGAATGGTCATCACACCGGACCGAAAGACGCTGATCGTCGCCGAATCGATCGGCCGGCGGCTCACCGCGTTCACCATCGACGACGACGGCGCGCTGCGCGACCGGCGGGTGTTCGCCGACGGGCTGGACGGGCCGCCGGACGGCATCGCGCTCGACGCCGAGGGCGGGGTGTGGACGTCGATGACGCTGGCCCACCAGTTCGAGCGGATCACCGAAGGCGGCGCCGTGACCGACCGCATCGACATGGGCGAACGCGTCGCCATCGCCTGCGCGCTCGGCGGCCCCGAACGCCGCATCCTGTTTCTGCTGTCGAGCACCGACGCGTATCCCAAGCGCCTGGCCGGCACGCGGCTCTCCCGACTGGACGCCGTGCAGGTCGCCGCGCCCGGTGCCGGGTTACCCTGA
- a CDS encoding thioesterase family protein: MTDSYYELIDDGSATALGEKFRATDLARGTWSASIQHGGPVSALLVRALERCERRDDTRLSRVVIDLLGRVPAEGDLWVSSRLQRGGKQIELVGAELLAPGPDGQPRPVARASGWRLQQQDTRAVVHAAADPPRPRTEARDRNLRARDWDRNYVHSLDWLWLTEPLSEGPGESWIKPTVDLVKGETMTQLERLFAVADCANGIGSKLDITKWTFLNTDLAVHVFRVPDGDWIGIRAETHYGPDGIGTTVGTLFDEQGAVGAIQQSVLVRRRPGSA, encoded by the coding sequence GTGACCGATTCTTACTACGAGCTGATCGACGACGGCAGCGCCACGGCGTTGGGCGAAAAGTTCAGGGCGACCGACCTGGCGCGCGGCACCTGGTCGGCGTCGATTCAGCACGGCGGCCCGGTGTCGGCGCTGCTGGTTCGGGCGCTGGAGCGATGCGAACGGCGCGACGACACCCGGCTGTCCCGGGTCGTCATCGACCTGCTGGGCAGGGTGCCGGCCGAGGGCGACCTGTGGGTCAGCTCGCGGCTGCAGCGGGGCGGCAAACAGATCGAGCTGGTCGGCGCCGAGCTGCTGGCCCCGGGTCCCGACGGGCAGCCCCGCCCGGTCGCCCGGGCCAGCGGTTGGCGGCTGCAGCAGCAAGACACCCGGGCGGTGGTCCACGCGGCGGCCGACCCGCCCAGGCCGAGGACCGAAGCCCGCGACCGCAACCTCAGGGCGAGGGACTGGGACCGTAACTACGTGCACAGCCTGGACTGGCTGTGGCTGACCGAACCACTCAGCGAGGGCCCGGGCGAATCCTGGATCAAGCCCACCGTCGACCTCGTCAAGGGCGAGACCATGACGCAGCTGGAGCGGCTGTTCGCGGTGGCCGACTGCGCCAACGGCATCGGCAGCAAACTGGACATCACCAAGTGGACGTTCCTGAACACCGACCTGGCCGTGCACGTGTTCCGCGTCCCCGACGGCGACTGGATCGGGATTCGCGCCGAAACCCACTACGGGCCCGACGGCATCGGGACGACGGTCGGCACGCTGTTCGACGAGCAGGGCGCGGTCGGCGCCATCCAGCAGTCCGTGCTGGTGCGCCGCCGCCCCGGATCGGCCTGA
- a CDS encoding TetR/AcrR family transcriptional regulator, with amino-acid sequence MTQPARAETDTSTRQRILLATAEVLGRNGKTKLSLSEVAAQAGVSRPTLYRWFASKEELLSAFSNYERQFFEGGLVKATAGLKGVDKLDAVLRFIVDYQHSYSGVRMVDVEPEHTIAHVSRVIPQMRDGLQRHLPGPNAALKAATVIRIAISHYIVRSDDADQFLAQLRHAVGIKSN; translated from the coding sequence ATGACCCAGCCGGCCCGGGCCGAGACCGACACCTCCACGCGCCAGCGGATCCTCTTGGCGACCGCCGAGGTGCTCGGCCGCAACGGCAAAACCAAACTCAGCCTGTCCGAGGTCGCCGCCCAGGCCGGGGTGTCGCGCCCCACGCTCTATCGCTGGTTCGCCTCCAAAGAAGAGTTGCTGTCCGCGTTTTCGAACTACGAGCGCCAGTTCTTCGAGGGTGGCCTGGTCAAGGCGACGGCGGGACTCAAAGGGGTCGACAAGCTCGACGCCGTGCTGCGATTCATCGTCGACTACCAGCACTCCTACTCCGGTGTGCGCATGGTCGATGTCGAGCCCGAGCACACCATCGCCCATGTCTCCCGCGTCATCCCGCAGATGCGAGACGGTCTGCAACGGCACCTTCCCGGACCCAATGCCGCGTTAAAGGCGGCGACGGTGATCCGAATCGCCATATCGCACTACATCGTTCGAAGCGATGACGCCGACCAATTCCTGGCGCAGCTGCGTCACGCCGTCGGTATCAAGAGCAACTAA